Proteins co-encoded in one Eremothecium sinecaudum strain ATCC 58844 chromosome VI, complete sequence genomic window:
- the RAD33 gene encoding Rad33p (Syntenic homolog of Ashbya gossypii ADR186C; Syntenic homolog of Saccharomyces cerevisiae YML011C (RAD33)), with the protein MAKISYDSVSRFIEAKIPKDIEDEMLLAYSTCTDNQDDLTISDVSRFFKELHLPEEWYKLVDKQRICIDGTEVVDFEKLLSVTYRLLTFMDNERVIDDQWSLIVSYAGRLDRFPNTELRKQVLSLKDLQRCSSQLSMEPQQTLEMLACATEGRKVYITYLDFAYLLGKLGYLRY; encoded by the coding sequence ATGGCTAAAATATCGTATGACAGCGTTTCTCGCTTTATAGAAGCTAAAATTCCCAAGGATATAGAAGATGAAATGCTTCTGGCGTACTCTACTTGCACTGATAATCAAGATGATCTAACTATAAGTGACGTTTCTAGGTTCTTTAAGGAACTACATCTGCCTGAAGAGTGGTATAAATTAGTAGATAAACAGCGGATATGTATCGACGGAACAGAAGTAGTGGACTTTGAAAAGTTACTTAGTGTAACTTATCGTCTGCTCACCTTTATGGATAATGAACGAGTAATAGATGATCAATGGTCATTAATAGTAAGCTATGCTGGAAGACTGGATCGCTTTCCAAATACTGAGCTAAGGAAGCAAGTACTGAGCTTAAAAGATCTTCAACGCTGTTCGTCACAGCTTTCAATGGAACCGCAGCAAACACTAGAAATGCTGGCATGCGCAACGGAAGGCAGGAAGGTTTATATAACATACTTAGACTTTGCTTATTTGCTAGGAAAATTGGGATATTTGCGATATTAG
- the SPT5 gene encoding transcription elongation factor SPT5 (Syntenic homolog of Ashbya gossypii ADR187W; Syntenic homolog of Saccharomyces cerevisiae YML010W (SPT5)), which yields MSDEGANTNIEAKTEEFSKENSSEGTKMSPDSKAGGSKEEYSGNSNKRRYAEDDDEDDDEDDDEPKTSDGSDGDKLRVKDEGGNEDDDEEDDDEDDYDDEEGIEGPRKKQRRERNRFLDIEAEVSDDDDEDEDEEDSELVREGFITHGDEEEEEEQQSKDDRLHRQLDQNLQKSSEEDAQKLAKELRERYGRSSAKQYRAAAQDDYVPQRFMLPSVDTATIWGVRCRPGREKDLVKKLLKKKFNLDKSMGAKKLKILSIFQRDSFSGRIYIEAPKQSVIEKFCNGVPDIYVNQKLLIPVQELPLLLKPSKSDDIRLEPGSYVRIKRGIYKGDLAVVEQISDNNLECMLKVVPRLDYGKNDEVDPDTQQVKTKRVTFSQRPPPQLFNPTMALRMDQANLYKRDEKHFTYRNEDYIDGYLIKVFKIQYLTTKDIHPTVEELARFGSRDGAVDLTTISQTIKKAQASKAMFQPGDRVEILNGEQRGSKGIVTRSSTDIISVLLTGFNSKPLGFPISSLRKIFEPGDHVSVMSGDHQGDAGLVLVVKNGQVTFVSDQTRENLTISANNLTKSMDSTPTSSEYALHDIVELSAKNVACVIQAGHDIFRVLDDSGKVSTVTKGTILKKINTARSKIAAVDGNGKEIRIGDTIVEKVGARREGQVLYVQSHIIFIFSKKIVENAGVFAVNPMNVEAVASKENMMSSKLDLSKMNPEIATKMGPPSQTAQPVQIGRDVALNKTVRIRTAGYKGQLGIVKDVNGEMATVELHSKNKHITVNKRKLTYFNHEGGDGITYDELVSRRGKTPHARMGPSYVSAPRTMATGMPAGTAATALSGGMTPGWNSFDGGKTPAVGSHGAGATSTWGGASTWGGQGGGGASTWGGQPTGGNASTWGGQTGATSTWGGASTWASGGENGAASAWGGGDKSAYGGASTWGQGGASAWGGGNKSHHRADGSGSTWGNNQGNRSAWRDQNAKGNGSTWGGGH from the coding sequence ATGAGTGACGAGGGGGCAAATACAAATATTGAAGCAAAGACGGAAGAATTTTCGAAAGAAAACTCATCTGAGGGTACTAAGATGTCACCTGATTCTAAAGCCGGTGGTTCCAAGGAGGAATATAGTGGTAATAGTAACAAGAGACGTTATGCCGAGGATGACGATGAGGATGACGATGAGGATGACGATGAGCCAAAAACATCTGATGGATCAGATGGTGACAAATTACGCGTTAAGGATGAAGGAGGAAATGAAGAcgacgatgaagaagacgatgatgaagatgattACGATGATGAGGAGGGGATTGAGGGACCTCGTAAGAAGCAGCGTCGTGAAAGAAACAGATTCTTGGATATTGAAGCTGAAGTGAGCGACGAtgatgacgaagatgagGACGAAGAAGACTCTGAACTTGTGCGTGAAGGTTTCATTACTCATGGTgacgaagaagaggaagaagagcaGCAGAGCAAAGATGACAGATTGCATAGACAGTTGGATCAGAACTTGCAGAAATCGTCTGAGGAAGACGCTCAAAAATTGGCCAAAGAGCTGCGGGAACGTTATGGTCGTAGTAGTGCTAAGCAGTATCGTGCTGCGGCCCAGGATGACTACGTTCCGCAGAGATTTATGCTTCCTAGTGTTGATACGGCTACTATTTGGGGTGTTCGTTGTAGGCCTGGAAGAGAGAAAGATCTCGTTAAGAAATTGctcaagaagaagttcaaCTTGGACAAGTCAATGGGAGCTAAGAAGCTAAAGATTTTATCTATTTTCCAGAGGGATAGTTTCAGCGGCCGAATTTATATAGAAGCTCCAAAACAGTCCGTTATTGAAAAGTTTTGTAACGGTGTTCCAGACATATATGTGAACCAAAAACTTCTAATTCCTGTGCAGGAACTGCCGCTGCTGTTAAAGCCATCTAAGTCCGATGATATCAGGCTTGAGCCAGGTAGTTACGTTAGGATTAAGCGTGGTATCTACAAGGGTGATTTGGCGGTTGTTGAGCAGATTAGTGACAATAACTTGGAATGTATGTTGAAGGTTGTTCCAAGGTTAGACTACGGAAAGAACGACGAGGTCGATCCCGATACACAGCAAGTTAAGACTAAGAGGGTAACATTCTCTCAAAGACCTCCTCCTCAATTGTTCAACCCTACTATGGCCTTGCGTATGGATCAAGCTAATCTATACAAACGAGATGAAAAACATTTTACCTACAGAAATGAGGACTATATTGACGGTTATTTAATTAAGGTTTTCAAAATCCAGTATTTGACAACAAAAGACATTCATCCAACGGTTGAAGAGCTAGCTAGATTTGGTAGTAGAGATGGTGCTGTTGACTTAACGACAATCTCACAGACAATTAAGAAGGCTCAGGCCTCCAAGGCGATGTTCCAGCCTGGAGACCGTGTTGAAATTTTGAACGGTGAACAACGTGGCTCCAAAGGTATAGTTACTAGATCTTCTACTGATATCATTAGTGTGCTACTGACGGGCTTCAATTCCAAACCTTTGGGATTCCCAATTTCATCGCTGAGAAAGATCTTCGAACCAGGTGACCATGTCTCTGTCATGTCTGGTGACCATCAGGGTGATGCAGGTCTGGTTTTGGTAGTGAAGAATGGTCAGGTTACGTTTGTGTCTGATCAAACTAGGGAAAACTTAACCATTTCCGCCAACAACTTAACGAAATCCATGGACTCAACTCCAACTTCTAGTGAATACGCTTTACATGATATTGTTGAACTGAGTGCTAAGAATGTAGCATGTGTAATTCAGGCAGGACATGATATCTTCAGAGTGCTGGACGATTCGGGTAAGGTATCTACAGTTACGAAGGGCACTATCCTGAAAAAGATCAATACGGCGCGCTCTAAAATAGCCGCTGTGGATGGTAATGGTAAGGAAATAAGGATAGGCGATACTATAGTTGAGAAGGTTGGTGCTCGTAGGGAAGGCCAGGTACTTTATGTTCAATCGCATATAATATTTATCTTTTCCAAAAAGATTGTGGAGAACGCAGGTGTCTTTGCAGTGAACCCCATGAACGTAGAGGCCGTGGCATCTAAGGAGAACATGATGAGTAGCAAACTGGACCTTTCGAAGATGAATCCAGAAATAGCTACGAAGATGGGCCCACCCTCCCAGACTGCTCAACCCGTCCAGATCGGTCGTGACGTAGCGCTGAATAAAACAGTCAGAATACGTACTGCAGGTTATAAGGGACAACTGGGTATCGTTAAGGACGTTAATGGTGAGATGGCTACGGTTGAGCTGCACTCTAAGAACAAGCACATTACAGTCAACAAACGTAAATTGACATATTTTAATCACGAAGGTGGTGACGGCATTACATATGATGAACTGGTAAGCAGGCGTGGCAAAACGCCCCACGCAAGAATGGGGCCAAGCTATGTCAGCGCGCCAAGGACCATGGCAACTGGTATGCCCGCAGGCACTGCTGCCACTGCTCTCAGCGGCGGTATGACTCCCGGCTGGAACTCTTTTGATGGAGGAAAGACACCTGCTGTGGGATCCCATGGAGCGGGTGCAACCTCAACATGGGGAGGAGCTTCCACTTGGGGAGGCCAGGGTGGTGGTGGAGCCTCCACTTGGGGAGGCCAACCTACAGGAGGCAATGCCTCCACCTGGGGAGGTCAAACCGGCGCGACTTCTACCTGGGGTGGTGCTTCCACTTGGGCATCTGGCGGTGAAAATGGTGCAGCTTCCGCTTGGGGAGGTGGAGACAAGTCTGCCTACGGTGGAGCTTCCACCTGGGGCCAAGGAGGAGCTTCTGCCTGGGGAGGTGGCAACAAGTCACACCACAGAGCTGACGGAAGCGGTTCCACTTGGGGCAACAATCAAGGCAACAGGTCCGCCTGGAGAGACCAAAACGCAAAGGGTAATGGCAGTACCTGGGGCGGCGGCCACTAG
- the MRPL39 gene encoding mitochondrial 54S ribosomal protein bL33m (Syntenic homolog of Ashbya gossypii ADR188C; Syntenic homolog of Saccharomyces cerevisiae YML009C (MRPL39)): MAKAKSRNTVIKLVSTALTGVCRHILVPRGSPIVTQVRYDRVAKRHVLFKEAKKRKIADPTSKSG; encoded by the coding sequence ATGGCAAAAGCCAAAAGCAGGAATACAGTTATAAAGCTGGTTTCAACAGCTTTAACGGGCGTCTGTCGTCATATATTAGTGCCTAGAGGCTCCCCAATAGTGACGCAGGTAAGATATGATCGTGTTGCTAAGCGACATGTGCTATTTAAGGAGGCAAAGAAGCGTAAGATAGCAGATCCGACCTCCAAGAGTGGTTAA
- the TIF35 gene encoding translation initiation factor eIF3 core subunit g (Syntenic homolog of Ashbya gossypii ADR189W; Syntenic homolog of Saccharomyces cerevisiae YDR429C (TIF35)): MSEIPEPRVIENPDGSKLIISFKIEGGKKLKITQKVKEITITEKVNKSIAERRKWAKFGAESNSPPGPNLSTTKLGEELYLRLAPSWKEVKTQDEKEKEKEKQDGEKSFYVCRTCGIPGHFTAKCPFKEILGEMGTPSESEAAVDAATDSAATPATMGSGKYVPPTRRVGGRDPSSDAYKDQRERDDAMTLKISQLNENADEVTIKQKLLSPFPNIPRISLVRNKETGKSRGVAYVTFVSEQEAETALRLLDGRGFMNLILHAEWSKPKVK; this comes from the coding sequence ATGTCAGAAATCCCAGAACCACGTGTAATCGAGAACCCTGATGGTTCCAAACTCATTATCTCATTTAAAATTGAGGGAGGAAAGAAACTAAAAATAACACAGAAGGTTAAGGAAATTACCATCACAGAAAAGGTGAATAAGTCAATTGCAGAAAGGAGGAAATGGGCTAAGTTTGGTGCGGAATCTAATTCGCCCCCAGGTCCTAATTTGTCCACAACAAAACTGGGTGAAGAACTGTACTTGAGATTAGCGCCTTCATGGAAGGAGGTTAAGACGCAAGATGAGAAAGAAAAGGAGAAGGAAAAGCAAGATGGAGAAAAGAGCTTCTATGTATGTCGTACTTGTGGTATCCCTGGTCATTTCACGGCTAAGTGTCCATTTAAGGAGATTTTGGGAGAAATGGGTACTCCATCTGAATCTGAagctgctgttgatgcAGCCACCGACTCTGCTGCAACCCCAGCTACTATGGGTTCTGGTAAATACGTTCCACCAACTCGTCGTGTTGGAGGTCGCGATCCATCTTCTGATGCATACAAGGACCAGAGGGAGCGCGATGATGCGATGACTTTGAAAATTTCTCAATTAAACGAAAATGCTGACGAAGTTACTATCAAGCAGAAGTTACTATCGCCCTTCCCCAATATTCCTCGGATTTCTCTTGTCAGAAACAAGGAAACTGGTAAATCGCGTGGTGTAGCGTACGTTACGTTTGTTTCTGAGCAAGAAGCAGAGACTGCTCTAAGATTATTAGACGGCAGAGGTTTCATGAACTTAATTTTACACGCGGAATGGTCGAAGCCTAAAGTTAAGTAA
- the BNA7 gene encoding arylformamidase (Syntenic homolog of Ashbya gossypii ADR190W; Syntenic homolog of Saccharomyces cerevisiae YDR428C (BNA7)): MVENSTYDATEIFVDGGGEAMVYIHGGAWVDVNTTPKMFEGLSKSVKKSLDKDLSQYSIEYRLSPGVKHPLHLHDVLSNLARLVKDKSITKLHLLGHSVGATLCWQILTAKRELTSIIDIETLNTIRSSISNVFMVSGIYSLKKLLEEYPEYDAFVSKAFEDINDFQELAESVEYVPKNANLHIIHSYEDEKVTYLQPNLLVRSLQEKQVSYTTFTSHLGKHDDICDGQTLADYVVRQLS; the protein is encoded by the coding sequence ATGGTGGAAAATAGTACTTATGATGCTACGGAGATCTTTGTTGATGGTGGGGGAGAAGCGATGGTTTATATTCATGGTGGTGCTTGGGTAGACGTTAACACAACGCCGAAGATGTTTGAAGGGCTAAGTAAGTCCGTCAAGAAAAGTTTGGATAAAGATCTATCCCAATATTCTATAGAGTATAGACTATCTCCTGGCGTTAAGCATCCCTTACACTTGCACGATGTTCTATCTAACTTGGCAAGGTTAGTCAAGGATAAAAGCATTACAAAGCTGCACCTACTTGGCCACTCTGTTGGAGCTACCCTTTGTTGGCAGATCTTGACAGCAAAACGGGAACTTACTTCGATAATCGATATTGAGACCTTGAATACGATACGTTCATCAATATCTAATGTATTTATGGTTTCCGGTATATACTCATTAAAAAAGCTACTAGAGGAATACCCAGAATACGATGCTTTTGTTTCCAAGGCATTTGAAGATATTAATGACTTTCAAGAACTTGCAGAAAGTGTGGAATATGTCCCAAAGAACGCCAATCTGCACATTATTCACTCGTATGAAGACGAGAAAGTGACATATCTCCAACCGAATCTCCTCGTTAGATCCTTACAAGAGAAACAAGTTTCTTATACCACCTTTACAAGTCATCTGGGAAAGCATGATGACATATGTGACGGGCAGACTCTTGCAGACTATGTGGTAAGGCAATTGAGTTAA
- the RPN9 gene encoding proteasome regulatory particle lid subunit RPN9 (Syntenic homolog of Ashbya gossypii ADR191C; Syntenic homolog of Saccharomyces cerevisiae YDR427W (RPN9)) has product MTQEIYTVLSTLRMEVDPDLAPLFYEFEEYYERKLWHQLTERLEVFFQDDRSIPVRLRVYTNFVSKFQDKINQIKVVNFLLLSIKNSTSYKENLEYLAELQKTFSEIDNQKKRNDGLKTHEEGNLLIDIEMARTYLKMGDLAKTRDLLNDISANLDQKDSVPLIVTGTFYSANAEFYQLKNDFNSFYYTSLLYLSTLDPSMPMLSAAEQQQLAYKLCIAALLGDKIYNFGELLQHPIMSSIAGDPQYQWLFQFLHALSVGDFDQFSKLSQERIPQVPILAKNESFLRQKICLITLVESVFAKSIRTLSFDDIAKATHLHKDNVEHLVMKSISLGLLKGSIDQVEELVTITWVQPRIINEEQITKMRVRLMDWSEQVTQLGKHIEAAGQTIWV; this is encoded by the coding sequence ATGACTCAGGAAATCTACACGGTTTTAAGCACTTTAAGAATGGAAGTGGACCCAGATTTGGCTCCCCTCTTCTATGAGTTTGAAGAATATTATGAACGGAAATTATGGCATCAATTGACTGAAAGGCTTGAGGTATTCTTTCAAGACGATAGATCTATTCCAGTTAGATTAAGGGTATACACCAATTTTGTGTCTAAATTCCAAGATAAGATCAATCAGATAAAGGTCGTTAATTTCCTTCTTTTGTCAATTAAGAATAGCACAAGTTATAAAGAGAATTTGGAATATTTAGCCGAGTTGCAGAAGACATTCAGCGAAATAGACAatcagaagaagagaaatGATGGTTTAAAGACCCACGAAGAGGGTAATTTGTTGATTGACATTGAAATGGCCAGGACATACTTAAAAATGGGCGATCTAGCCAAGACCAGAGACTTATTGAATGATATCAGTGCAAACCTAGACCAAAAAGACTCTGTTCCGTTGATTGTCACAGGTACCTTTTATTCTGCCAATGCTGAGTTTTACCAGTTGAAGAATGATTTCAACTCTTTCTACTACACAAGTTTGTTATACTTATCCACATTGGACCCTTCCATGCCCATGTTATCAGCGGCGGAACAGCAGCAGCTTGCATACAAACTCTGCATTGCGGCTTTATTAGGAGACAAGATATATAATTTTGGAGAACTGCTCCAGCACCCCATTATGTCCAGCATCGCTGGTGACCCGCAATATCAATGGTTGTTCCAGTTTCTACATGCACTTTCTGTCGGAGACTTTGATCAATTTAGCAAGTTATCCCAGGAGCGTATTCCTCAAGTACCAATTTTAGCAAAGAACGAGTCTTTCTTGAGACAGAAAATATGTTTGATCACATTGGTCGAGTCTGTTTTTGCTAAGAGCATCAGAACATTATCCTTTGACGACATCGCGAAAGCTACACATTTGCATAAAGACAATGTCGAACACTTGGTCATGAAAAGTATTAGCCTGGGTCTGTTGAAGGGTTCGATAGACCAGGTGGAAGAATTGGTCACTATTACCTGGGTTCAGCCAAGAATTATCAACGAGGAACAAATCACTAAGATGAGGGTCAGGTTGATGGATTGGAGTGAACAAGTTACCCAATTAGGCAAGCATATCGAGGCAGCTGGTCAAACCATTTGGGTTTAA
- the SNX41 gene encoding Snx41p (Syntenic homolog of Ashbya gossypii ADR192C; Syntenic homolog of Saccharomyces cerevisiae YDR425W (SNX41)), with protein MDSFRESEEEDNNPFAGTNHLYASGIAAVAEGDDDFVSCVTKPSKREAIHEARERLMSRIFGGNHINSSRSRSVSKGGAGISEDEEEENGEDGTDTVILDHSMRGTVPIPRDRLRSSQLGNMASTQYALPLLHHFEYDQEGGDPRIQIIDAGQYKDTYGNYAIGYTISFNGRQVTRRYSEFDTLRLALTKLLPTIIIPPIPSKHPLIWYFLNPLNAENDIRIIDKRRRLLSRFLNNCYNIETIREHPVFLKFLSPDYVWREVLLSPPISILPENNLLAPPLMPTKPSPLHLLLPNPTGRSVAPVASTPTDAEASQLEAKFADWEVMLNKYQRCLQPLLACTKQQMSHFKQLASALAELGAYYNAFSLEDTVINLPQHAKQVEELSRAIEKIGQAVDVNYVSSELFVENVMMLLEEPISELMQFIQEGKRILKFRKAKQQQFLIIGATLNKRKDRIEELKNYQSQMARLEEALKQNAKDSPTVAKAVKKLDERRNRPQSTDAQRVASDTSSERQWIGLFRSRRSSHHTCESPSSGPRTGDIDAHLLTDEERGQEISKIENELEKLNECYKLIQRDMDQVNESMLQSFEWFTVYLQQKWVILLREFSRTLLTWLKDCLIVWKNARAVIDSIEV; from the coding sequence ATGGATTCTTTCAGGGAGtctgaagaagaagataatAACCCATTTGCTGGTACAAATCATCTTTATGCATCAGGGATTGCCGCTGTTGCAGAAGGTGATGATGATTTCGTGTCGTGTGTAACAAAACCAAGTAAGCGAGAAGCTATTCATGAAGCCCGTGAAAGGTTGATGAGTCGTATATTTGGTGGAAACCACATTAATTCTTCGCGCTCGAGGTCGGTATCTAAAGGTGGTGCTGGAATAAGTGAGGATGAGGAGGAGGAGAATGGTGAAGATGGCACAGATACCGTAATACTTGACCATAGCATGCGAGGCACGGTACCTATACCAAGAGACAGACTAAGATCTTCACAGCTGGGAAATATGGCTTCTACGCAGTATGCACTTCCACTTTTACATCATTTTGAGTACGACCAAGAAGGCGGGGACCCACGGATTCAAATTATTGATGCAGGGCAGTATAAGGATACGTATGGGAATTACGCAATAGGGTATACGATATCATTTAATGGGAGACAAGTTACTAGGCGATATTCGGAGTTTGATACATTGCGCCTGGCGCTTACAAAGTTGCTGCCCACAATAATAATCCCACCTATTCCGTCAAAGCACCCGCTAATATGGTATTTTCTCAACCCACTGAATGCAGAGAATGACATTAGGATTATAGACAAGAGGAGAAGGTTGTTGAGTCGTTTTCTTAATAACTGCTATAACATAGAAACTATCCGGGAACATCCTGTGTTTCTGAAGTTCCTCAGCCCTGACTATGTATGGCGGGAAGTTCTGTTATCTCCTCCCATATCTATTCTTCCGGAGAACAATTTACTTGCTCCTCCGCTCATGCCTACAAAACCTAGTCCTCTGCATCTGCTCCTTCCAAATCCTACGGGGCGTAGTGTGGCGCCGGTAGCCTCTACTCCGACCGACGCAGAGGCTTCGCAATTAGAGGCAAAGTTTGCAGATTGGGAAGTGATGTTGAATAAGTACCAAAGGTGCCTACAACCATTATTGGCGTGTACTAAACAACAGATGTCCCACTTCAAGCAACTTGCTTCAGCGCTTGCTGAGCTTGGCGCGTACTACAATGCATTCAGCCTAGAAGACACTGTGATAAACTTACCTCAGCATGCAAAGCAGGTTGAGGAACTATCTAGGGCCATTGAAAAGATAGGACAGGCAGTCGACGTCAACTACGTGAGCTCAGAGTTGTTTGTTGAAAACGTAATGATGCTGTTGGAAGAGCCAATTAGCGAGTTGATGCAGTTCATACAAGAAGGGAAACGTATCCTTAAATTCAGGAAGGCCAAACAACAGCAATTCTTAATTATAGGGGCCACATTGAACAAGCGGAAAGATCGCATCGAGGAATTGAAGAATTATCAGTCACAGATGGCTAGGTTGGAAGAAGCTCTGAAGCAGAACGCTAAAGATTCGCCAACCGTCGCAAAAGCCGTCAAAAAACTGGATGAACGCAGAAACCGACCACAATCCACCGACGCCCAACGCGTCGCATCAGATACATCCAGCGAAAGGCAGTGGATTGGTCTCTTCAGGTCAAGGAGATCCTCACACCACACTTGTGAATCGCCCTCCAGTGGACCCCGGACTGGAGATATTGACGCTCACCTTTTGactgatgaagaacgcGGACAAGAAATAAGTAAAATAGAGAATGAACTGGAAAAATTAAACGAATGCTACAAGCTGATTCAACGTGATATGGACCAGGTTAACGAATCAATGCTGCAAAGTTTTGAATGGTTTACAGTATATCTACAGCAAAAATGGGTTATACTCTTACGCGAGTTTTCGCGTACATTGTTGACCTGGTTAAAAGATTGTCTAATAGTCTGGAAGAATGCAAGAGCAGTTATTGATAGCATCGAGGTCTAG